In Alphaproteobacteria bacterium, one DNA window encodes the following:
- the flgK gene encoding flagellar hook-associated protein FlgK produces the protein MSIQATLNNAMSGLRVAQSSLQILSLNISNAAVPDYTRKELVQKSKGGNVDGLGGVTVASYERSTDRLTYKALNQSLTESGYSGVGDDYLSRVQGLIGSSSDSPKLPSLLDRFNSAWRSLEAAPESVVQQREVISSGQSLAQEIQRLSAGVEELDRSLRTDTGDAIEQLNLSLETITTLNNQVSNGKANNLPTGDFEDRRDTELRKVCGLLDITIMERKDGSVALYTPDGYPLLDQLPKTFTYNGATITDTINSIDVTSYLKGGKIEALLDIRSDTSPAAPSSNATEEVIRKLRSQLDLVASSFLTVAAGPPQSFASAYNSGAAQAGELNQNFFTGTDRLDIAINANLMNGTSVIKKASIAATAAALDADTRSFTADGLSVPTGGYTNMVSSLVAVWSQSAGHAKDINDINKGQSESLEKRYKDSVGVNIDEEVLNMTTLQTAYTASARVITAVKQMFDILESLMSG, from the coding sequence ATGTCCATTCAAGCGACCCTGAATAACGCCATGTCTGGCCTGCGTGTGGCTCAGTCTTCGTTGCAGATTCTGTCGCTGAACATCTCGAATGCGGCTGTCCCCGATTATACCCGCAAAGAACTGGTTCAAAAGAGCAAAGGCGGCAACGTCGACGGCCTGGGCGGTGTGACTGTTGCCAGTTATGAGCGCAGCACTGATCGCCTAACCTATAAGGCGCTCAATCAGTCGCTGACGGAGTCCGGCTATTCCGGAGTGGGCGACGACTATCTCAGCCGCGTGCAGGGTCTGATCGGCTCTAGCTCGGACTCTCCGAAACTACCTAGCTTGTTGGATCGATTCAACTCTGCTTGGCGTAGCCTTGAGGCGGCCCCGGAAAGCGTCGTCCAGCAACGCGAGGTGATCTCGAGCGGCCAATCTCTCGCACAAGAAATTCAGCGTCTGTCTGCGGGTGTGGAAGAATTGGATCGCAGTCTTCGCACGGATACCGGTGATGCCATCGAGCAATTAAACCTGTCACTCGAGACTATCACCACCTTAAACAATCAGGTATCAAACGGCAAAGCTAACAATCTGCCTACCGGTGATTTCGAGGATCGGCGCGATACGGAACTGCGCAAGGTTTGCGGTTTGTTGGACATAACCATCATGGAACGCAAAGATGGCTCGGTAGCCCTGTACACGCCCGATGGCTATCCCCTACTCGACCAATTGCCCAAGACGTTCACCTATAACGGCGCAACAATCACCGACACGATCAACAGCATCGATGTGACCAGTTATCTCAAGGGCGGGAAGATCGAAGCCCTGCTTGATATACGCAGCGACACATCGCCAGCCGCCCCCAGCAGCAATGCAACGGAAGAGGTTATCCGCAAGCTGCGGTCGCAATTGGATCTTGTGGCCAGCAGCTTTTTGACTGTCGCCGCAGGCCCTCCCCAAAGCTTCGCATCGGCCTACAATAGCGGCGCAGCCCAAGCGGGAGAATTGAATCAGAATTTCTTTACTGGCACCGATCGCCTGGATATCGCCATCAATGCCAATCTGATGAATGGCACCAGTGTTATCAAAAAAGCCAGCATCGCCGCAACCGCCGCCGCATTGGATGCAGACACCCGCAGCTTCACCGCCGATGGTCTGTCCGTACCAACGGGAGGATATACCAATATGGTGAGCAGCCTTGTGGCTGTTTGGTCTCAATCGGCTGGTCATGCCAAAGACATCAACGACATCAACAAGGGCCAATCTGAATCTCTTGAGAAACGTTACAAAGATAGCGTGGGAGTCAATATCGATGAGGAAGTCTTGAATATGACGACATTACAGACCGCTTATACCGCCTCGGCTCGTGTCATCACTGCCGTCAAACAGATGTTCGATATTCTCGAATCCCTGATGTCTGGCTAG
- a CDS encoding flagellar hook protein FlgE, whose amino-acid sequence MSLFAALTVAVGGLNAQSAAVGHISDNLANTQTTGYKRVDTSFESLVTQSNAFVNDPGGVRAKPSYTNSKQGNLVQSQSSTDLAISGAGFFAVRRPVVQADGTTTFTEEDLYTRRGDYTLDSEGYLVNGAGFYLSGYNVNGTTGIVDSSTWAPLRISQLLDNPVATSSLNYAANLPAGAVSGTSYPASTIQTYDGLGNQHTLSLTWTKTATTNQWTLNVAVPDATTPINNNLTFTFNDGTGGSLPGTINSIAAVLTGGPPATSPFTVVAPSAPDNYAYVDLPLSFTGAGGQSIRLDFGNYDVASGVTQFSDTSPQVTSLEQNGIPRGSFRDLSIDESGYVVLNYDNGRARTFFQVPIVQFFSPDSLQRVEGGAFSRTTDSGTPRFSAPGSVGAGQIVGNTLEGSNVDIADEFTKLIQAQRVYSANARTISTTNSMLDETINIVR is encoded by the coding sequence ATGAGCTTGTTTGCCGCCCTTACCGTCGCCGTTGGTGGCTTGAACGCCCAATCTGCGGCCGTTGGCCATATCTCGGACAATCTGGCCAACACACAGACCACCGGTTACAAGCGCGTGGATACAAGTTTCGAATCCCTGGTCACGCAGTCCAACGCCTTCGTGAACGATCCGGGCGGTGTGCGCGCTAAGCCCAGTTACACCAACAGCAAACAAGGTAACTTGGTGCAGTCGCAAAGCTCGACGGATCTGGCTATTTCCGGTGCTGGCTTCTTCGCCGTGCGCCGCCCCGTGGTTCAAGCGGACGGCACCACCACTTTTACAGAAGAAGATTTATACACACGCCGAGGAGACTATACGCTCGACAGCGAAGGATATCTTGTTAACGGTGCCGGATTTTATCTGTCGGGCTACAATGTCAACGGCACGACTGGCATTGTCGACTCGTCCACATGGGCACCGCTGCGTATTTCTCAGTTGCTGGACAATCCCGTGGCGACAAGCTCGCTCAATTATGCCGCTAATCTTCCTGCCGGTGCGGTGTCGGGCACATCATATCCGGCATCGACGATTCAGACATATGATGGCCTGGGCAACCAACACACGCTGTCACTGACTTGGACGAAGACAGCCACCACCAACCAATGGACATTAAACGTCGCGGTTCCGGATGCGACAACGCCGATCAACAACAATCTAACCTTTACTTTCAACGACGGCACCGGCGGCTCACTGCCTGGTACGATCAATAGCATCGCGGCTGTGCTGACCGGTGGCCCGCCTGCGACATCCCCCTTTACTGTCGTAGCTCCCTCGGCCCCTGACAATTATGCCTATGTCGATTTGCCGTTAAGCTTCACAGGCGCGGGTGGCCAGTCCATCCGTCTAGATTTTGGGAACTACGACGTAGCCAGCGGCGTCACTCAGTTTTCAGATACCTCGCCGCAGGTGACATCCTTGGAACAGAACGGCATTCCGCGCGGTTCGTTTCGTGACCTAAGCATTGATGAGAGCGGATATGTCGTCCTGAATTACGATAATGGCCGCGCCCGAACCTTTTTCCAGGTGCCCATTGTGCAGTTCTTCAGCCCCGACTCGTTGCAGCGTGTGGAGGGCGGTGCATTTTCTCGCACTACAGATAGCGGAACGCCGCGTTTCAGCGCTCCCGGCTCAGTAGGCGCCGGGCAAATCGTCGGGAATACCCTGGAAGGCTCAAACGTGGATATCGCCGACGAGTTCACCAAACTGATCCAGGCACAACGTGTGTATTCCGCCAACGCGCGCACCATCTCCACCACAAACTCGATGTTGGACGAAACCATCAACATCGTTCGCTAA
- the pyrH gene encoding UMP kinase, with amino-acid sequence MTTDSRRYKRVMIKLSGGAIAGDQEIGFDQKSIEHIVSEVMTVKDQGIEVSIVIGGGNIFRGNLAAAWGIERADADYVGMLGTVVNSLMLRGALKARTPHDVRVMTAINMDAVAEPFIRLRAIHHMEKGAIVIMAGGIGQPYLTTDYTAVQRALETRCDAILVAKQGVDGVYTADPKKNPAAKRYRTLAYDDFILEKLHIMDHSSLLLARDHALPIHIFSFAEPGCMERICGGEDMGTYIDPNTSMQTV; translated from the coding sequence ATGACCACGGATTCACGCCGATACAAAAGAGTGATGATCAAGCTCAGCGGTGGGGCCATCGCAGGCGACCAGGAAATTGGTTTCGACCAAAAATCTATTGAACATATCGTCAGCGAGGTGATGACGGTCAAGGATCAGGGCATCGAGGTATCGATCGTCATTGGCGGCGGCAATATCTTTCGCGGCAATCTGGCCGCAGCCTGGGGCATCGAACGCGCCGATGCGGATTATGTGGGAATGCTGGGCACGGTGGTGAACAGCCTGATGTTGCGAGGGGCGCTCAAGGCCCGCACGCCACATGATGTTCGGGTCATGACAGCCATCAATATGGATGCCGTGGCCGAGCCGTTTATCCGCTTGCGCGCCATTCATCATATGGAAAAAGGTGCCATCGTCATCATGGCGGGCGGCATCGGCCAGCCCTATCTGACGACCGATTACACTGCTGTGCAGCGCGCCCTTGAAACGCGGTGCGATGCGATATTGGTGGCTAAGCAGGGTGTGGACGGCGTGTACACCGCCGATCCCAAGAAAAACCCCGCCGCCAAGCGTTACCGCACTCTGGCCTATGACGACTTTATCTTAGAAAAGCTGCATATCATGGATCATTCCTCGCTGCTGCTGGCGCGCGATCACGCCTTGCCCATTCATATCTTCAGCTTTGCCGAGCCGGGCTGCATGGAACGCATATGCGGGGGCGAGGATATGGGGACGTATATTGATCCCAACACCTCTATGCAGACGGTCTAG
- a CDS encoding 50S ribosomal protein L11 methyltransferase: protein MTKRPSSRRIWRLTLHMDEGQALSLAEGMEVGGDVLAVTLLPPKGPDHTVEILTAKPPDEWAAHLALLESWLGSPIPKPMVEEVEPAEWMKFQECETKHMRFGRLLVGLGGLNPAGRHRSLRVVLTSYTAFGTGEHPTTDLCLRALDRLSRTGYRPSRVLDMGCGSGLLALASRRLWPRAKIMACDNDREAVRVSTIHAKRNGSQPYVEMVYGDGYHARQVKRAAPHDVILANILARPLTKMARHLRVQLAPGGYVILSGILAEQEKRILSAHRMQGLYLVRRLARGPWRALVLRRKNGRHKNDP, encoded by the coding sequence TTGACCAAGCGCCCTTCTTCACGGCGGATTTGGCGTCTGACCTTACACATGGATGAAGGACAGGCGCTGTCCTTGGCAGAGGGTATGGAAGTCGGCGGCGATGTGCTGGCCGTAACCTTGTTACCGCCCAAAGGACCGGATCATACGGTCGAGATTTTGACGGCCAAACCACCCGATGAATGGGCGGCCCATCTGGCGTTGCTGGAGTCCTGGCTGGGATCCCCCATTCCCAAACCCATGGTCGAAGAGGTCGAGCCAGCCGAATGGATGAAATTCCAGGAATGCGAGACCAAGCACATGCGCTTTGGCCGTCTCTTGGTGGGTTTGGGGGGATTAAATCCTGCAGGACGGCATCGATCTTTGCGAGTCGTGCTGACCAGTTATACCGCCTTTGGTACGGGTGAACACCCAACCACGGATTTGTGTTTGCGGGCGCTGGATCGTCTGTCGCGCACCGGTTATCGCCCGTCGCGCGTGTTGGATATGGGATGCGGTTCGGGGCTGTTGGCTTTGGCCAGTCGTCGTCTATGGCCACGCGCAAAGATCATGGCCTGCGATAATGACCGGGAAGCGGTGCGCGTCTCCACCATCCACGCCAAACGCAATGGAAGCCAGCCTTATGTCGAGATGGTCTATGGCGACGGTTATCATGCGCGCCAGGTGAAACGCGCCGCGCCGCATGATGTGATCCTGGCCAATATCTTGGCCCGTCCCCTGACCAAAATGGCCCGCCATCTGCGGGTTCAATTGGCACCGGGGGGCTATGTTATTTTATCGGGCATTCTGGCCGAACAAGAAAAACGCATCTTGTCGGCTCACCGCATGCAGGGGCTTTATCTTGTTCGCCGCCTGGCTCGCGGTCCCTGGCGCGCCTTGGTGTTGCGACGGAAAAATGGGCGTCACAAAAACGATCCGTAA